From the Candidatus Krumholzibacteriota bacterium genome, one window contains:
- the uvrB gene encoding excinuclease ABC subunit UvrB → MSIFKLRSAYKPTGDQPEAIDSLLSGLGMGKKFQTLLGVTGSGKTFTIANVIARSNKPVLIISHNKTLAAQLYGELKNFFPESAVEYFISYYDYYQPEAFIPATSTYIEKDVSINESIDRLRLKATGSLMTRKDVVVVASVSCIYGLGSPEQFSELSFSLREGENIERDRIVRKLVDLWYRRDDIEFERATFRVRGDTIELRPAFMEEGIRIELFDDDVEKISIFNPSSGEIIRGAKEINIFPSSHFVVSRKKLDMAISGIEEELKIRYREMKKAGKEFEAKRLKSRTLYDIEMMKEVGYCSGIENYSRYFSGRKEGERPATLIDYFGDDFIVVIDESHVTLPQIRAMYRGDRSRKMTLVEHGFRLPSALDNRPLKYEEFESIIDRFIFVSATPGDYEIEKCGGEITEQVLRPTGLVDPRIEIRPVKGQVDDLLDEIRVSIKRKERVLVTTLTKNMSEELTSYLNKFNVKVRYLHSDIRALDRVGILRDLRFGKFDVLVGINLLREGLDLPEVSLVAVLDADKEGFLRSRVSLIQTAGRAARHVGGRVIFYADRITGSIRKAVDETSRRREKQIEYNRKHGIIPRSVVKSVDDVRISTSIADSGKRSIEEESMEDRVYIPDSGYDPAILRKLEEEMEKEAEALNFERAASIRDRIEEIRMNLEGRREIEKGDID, encoded by the coding sequence ATGTCTATTTTCAAGCTCAGATCAGCATATAAACCGACAGGTGATCAACCGGAGGCTATAGATTCCCTCCTAAGTGGTCTGGGAATGGGAAAGAAATTTCAGACACTTCTTGGAGTTACAGGTTCGGGAAAAACATTTACTATCGCCAATGTTATCGCCAGATCAAATAAACCTGTACTGATAATTTCACACAATAAAACTCTTGCCGCTCAACTATACGGAGAGTTAAAAAATTTCTTTCCGGAAAGCGCGGTAGAGTACTTTATCAGTTATTATGATTATTACCAGCCCGAAGCGTTTATTCCCGCGACAAGTACATACATCGAGAAGGATGTATCAATCAATGAAAGTATAGACCGGTTGAGGCTCAAGGCGACCGGTTCTCTCATGACCAGGAAGGATGTAGTCGTAGTAGCGAGTGTTTCGTGTATTTATGGACTTGGTTCACCGGAGCAGTTCAGTGAGCTTTCATTCAGTTTGAGAGAGGGAGAAAATATAGAGCGTGACAGAATTGTCAGGAAGCTGGTTGATTTGTGGTACAGAAGAGATGACATAGAATTTGAACGCGCCACTTTCAGGGTAAGAGGAGATACAATTGAACTGCGCCCCGCTTTTATGGAAGAGGGGATAAGAATAGAACTTTTTGATGATGATGTTGAAAAGATTTCAATATTTAACCCCAGTTCGGGAGAGATTATCAGGGGTGCTAAAGAAATAAATATCTTCCCGTCATCACATTTTGTGGTTTCCAGAAAAAAGTTGGATATGGCGATATCGGGGATAGAAGAAGAATTGAAAATTAGATACAGGGAGATGAAGAAAGCGGGCAAAGAATTTGAAGCCAAACGGCTAAAAAGCCGTACTCTTTACGACATTGAAATGATGAAGGAGGTTGGTTACTGCAGCGGGATTGAAAATTACTCCCGTTATTTCTCCGGCAGAAAAGAGGGAGAAAGACCCGCTACCCTTATTGATTATTTTGGTGATGATTTTATAGTGGTAATTGACGAATCACATGTAACATTACCACAGATAAGGGCTATGTACCGAGGAGACCGCAGCCGGAAGATGACACTTGTTGAGCACGGGTTTCGTCTTCCCTCCGCTCTGGATAACAGGCCGCTTAAGTATGAAGAATTTGAAAGTATAATAGACAGGTTTATATTTGTTTCTGCCACTCCGGGAGATTACGAGATAGAGAAATGCGGGGGTGAAATCACGGAGCAGGTTTTAAGGCCGACGGGGCTTGTTGATCCCAGGATTGAAATAAGGCCTGTAAAGGGACAGGTAGATGACTTACTTGATGAAATCCGCGTCAGTATAAAGAGGAAAGAAAGGGTTCTTGTTACAACACTAACGAAGAATATGTCAGAGGAACTGACATCTTATCTTAATAAGTTCAACGTAAAAGTACGCTATCTTCACAGTGATATTCGCGCTCTTGATAGAGTTGGCATACTTCGAGATCTCCGTTTTGGAAAATTCGATGTTCTCGTCGGTATAAATCTTCTAAGAGAAGGACTTGACCTGCCTGAGGTCAGTCTCGTCGCCGTACTTGACGCTGATAAGGAAGGCTTCCTCAGATCAAGGGTATCGCTTATACAGACGGCTGGTAGAGCGGCAAGGCATGTCGGGGGCAGAGTAATATTCTACGCTGACCGGATTACAGGTTCAATCAGGAAAGCTGTGGATGAAACATCAAGGCGCAGGGAAAAGCAGATCGAATATAACAGAAAGCATGGAATAATTCCAAGATCAGTTGTAAAATCAGTTGATGATGTAAGGATATCAACCTCGATAGCGGACAGCGGTAAAAGAAGTATCGAAGAGGAGAGTATGGAAGATAGAGTTTATATTCCGGATAGTGGATATGATCCCGCTATTCTGAGAAAACTTGAAGAGGAAATGGAAAAAGAGGCTGAGGCTTTGAATTTTGAAAGGGCGGCAAGTATAAGAGACAGAATTGAGGAAATTCGAATGAATCTTGAAGGGAGAAGAGAAATTGAAAAAGGGGACATTGATTGA
- the nadC gene encoding carboxylating nicotinate-nucleotide diphosphorylase produces MKKGTLIDLIRTALDEDDVNNDITTGILVDSDTCGSAEIIAKGEGVISGQECAGCVFSFVDDSLIYSPRVEDGARVRKGDIVAVVEGSFSSILNSERLALNFLGHLSGVATVTASFSQKVKGSGIRILDTRKTTPGLRFVEKKAVRDGGGENHRSNLSEMVLVKENHISIAGGLVNILDLLGKERLKKAEIEVGSLDELSLLIKNPPARIMLDNFTPDMVERAVEEVEKCRGERPEIEVSGGISLDTVDDYVIPGVNYISVGSITSSAPALDLSLIIGETVV; encoded by the coding sequence TTGAAAAAGGGGACATTGATTGATTTGATACGAACCGCTTTAGACGAAGATGATGTGAATAATGATATTACTACCGGGATACTTGTTGATAGTGATACCTGCGGCTCGGCAGAGATAATCGCTAAAGGGGAAGGGGTAATATCAGGGCAGGAATGCGCGGGATGTGTTTTCTCTTTTGTGGATGACTCGCTTATCTATTCTCCCAGAGTTGAAGATGGCGCGCGAGTGCGAAAAGGTGATATTGTTGCTGTCGTTGAAGGAAGTTTTTCCTCGATCCTTAATTCTGAGAGGCTGGCGCTTAATTTTCTTGGACATCTTTCCGGTGTGGCGACTGTAACAGCTTCTTTTTCCCAGAAAGTCAAGGGCAGCGGTATCAGAATACTGGATACGAGAAAGACGACACCCGGGTTGAGGTTTGTTGAAAAAAAAGCTGTTCGTGATGGCGGAGGCGAGAATCACAGATCTAACCTGAGCGAAATGGTACTTGTTAAAGAAAACCATATTTCAATAGCCGGCGGCTTGGTTAATATATTGGACTTATTGGGCAAGGAACGGCTGAAAAAGGCGGAAATTGAAGTGGGATCGCTGGATGAATTATCTCTTCTTATAAAGAATCCTCCTGCAAGGATCATGCTTGATAATTTTACTCCTGATATGGTTGAGAGAGCGGTAGAGGAAGTCGAGAAATGCCGCGGGGAAAGACCTGAAATAGAAGTGTCAGGTGGAATTTCTCTCGATACGGTAGATGATTACGTCATACCCGGAGTTAATTATATATCTGTTGGTTCTATAACATCATCGGCGCCGGCGTTGGATCTAAGTCTTATTATCGGGGAAACTGTTGTTTAG
- a CDS encoding biotin--[acetyl-CoA-carboxylase] ligase — MMLNELHPANLKLNLKSDRFGSIVVLYESVDSTNTECEKLAAIGFPEGTVVTAIEQVEGRGRKQRQWFSSIKGSLVFSVILKPGKLPTGLTSLMAYSIIEVLDDYSPEIMIKWPNDIYYKKKKIGGILAEGKNEYVVIGAGLNINQQREDFPDEIAPLASSLRGAAGKLLDRGIILCRILESFEKNYSRWKFSAFGVFKEAVEERLLYINTDVIVEDAGFHKAGRFLGITEEGYILLLCGDDINVLTSGDLSLKRSIE; from the coding sequence ATGATGTTAAATGAACTTCATCCGGCGAACCTGAAATTAAATCTTAAATCTGACAGATTTGGGAGTATTGTTGTATTATACGAGTCGGTGGATTCAACGAATACTGAGTGTGAAAAACTCGCTGCTATAGGGTTTCCGGAGGGGACTGTTGTCACCGCGATAGAGCAGGTAGAAGGAAGAGGCAGGAAGCAGCGACAATGGTTCTCAAGTATAAAGGGCAGTCTTGTTTTTTCAGTGATTCTCAAACCCGGCAAATTGCCGACCGGTTTAACATCACTTATGGCGTATTCAATTATTGAAGTCTTAGATGATTACTCTCCAGAAATAATGATCAAATGGCCTAATGATATATATTACAAGAAGAAAAAAATAGGAGGGATACTTGCTGAAGGTAAGAATGAATATGTGGTAATTGGAGCGGGGTTGAATATAAATCAGCAAAGGGAAGATTTCCCCGATGAGATAGCGCCGTTAGCCTCTTCCCTCAGGGGCGCGGCCGGAAAGCTGTTAGATAGAGGTATAATTTTGTGCAGAATTCTTGAATCCTTTGAAAAGAATTATTCGCGGTGGAAATTCTCCGCTTTTGGTGTATTCAAAGAAGCTGTTGAAGAAAGACTCTTATATATTAATACAGATGTAATCGTTGAAGACGCGGGTTTTCATAAAGCAGGGAGATTTTTGGGTATAACCGAAGAGGGTTATATTTTACTCCTCTGCGGGGATGATATCAACGTCCTTACTTCCGGAGACCTTAGTTTAAAGAGGAGTATTGAATGA
- a CDS encoding type III pantothenate kinase: MSRVLTLDMGNGGLKAAIFKDDKIEKKWKFKFDTGFKHVSEVLRNSFPEGIAVSSVVPEWTDSFLDRIDREKYKRVLYVDSKTEFPFPVLLSSGAEVGADRVCAACGSIQIGVKEAVIVDFGTAVTVDVLSGKGYEGGVIFPGAEIILNSLHRETAVLPFIKSLSGQGKIPGKDTYEAIASGTFWGILGAVEKLIERSLEALSSDARIVLTGGGISVISSHLKGSFLHEPDLVSKGLLMLYNMNM; encoded by the coding sequence ATGAGTCGCGTTTTGACACTTGATATGGGAAACGGCGGTTTGAAAGCCGCTATTTTCAAAGATGATAAGATTGAAAAAAAGTGGAAGTTCAAGTTCGACACAGGATTTAAACATGTTTCAGAAGTGCTGAGGAATTCTTTTCCGGAGGGTATCGCGGTCAGTAGCGTTGTTCCCGAATGGACAGACTCATTTCTTGATAGGATCGACCGCGAAAAATATAAAAGAGTTTTATATGTGGATTCCAAGACTGAATTCCCTTTCCCCGTGCTTTTATCTTCTGGTGCTGAGGTTGGAGCGGACAGGGTGTGCGCTGCTTGCGGCTCGATACAAATAGGTGTTAAAGAAGCTGTAATAGTTGATTTCGGCACAGCCGTTACTGTCGATGTGCTTAGCGGGAAAGGGTATGAAGGAGGAGTTATATTCCCGGGCGCTGAAATAATTCTAAATTCCCTCCATAGGGAAACCGCGGTTCTGCCCTTTATCAAGAGTTTATCCGGGCAGGGGAAGATACCGGGAAAAGATACTTATGAAGCTATCGCGAGCGGCACGTTCTGGGGGATACTTGGAGCGGTTGAAAAACTGATAGAACGTTCCCTCGAAGCCCTGTCATCAGATGCCCGGATTGTACTTACAGGCGGGGGTATAAGTGTTATATCTTCTCATTTGAAGGGTTCCTTCCTGCACGAGCCAGACCTTGTTTCCAAGGGTCTTTTGATGCTGTATAATATGAATATGTAA
- the groES gene encoding co-chaperone GroES — protein sequence MKIKPLADRVLVKAVDPADVKKGGIIIPDTAKEKPQEGKVVEVGKGRINETSGKRLEMEVKKGDSVLYGKYSGTEITLDGVEYLILRESDILATI from the coding sequence GTGAAGATTAAACCTTTAGCTGACAGAGTTCTTGTTAAAGCTGTTGATCCTGCCGATGTGAAAAAGGGTGGGATTATTATTCCCGATACCGCTAAGGAAAAGCCTCAAGAGGGGAAAGTTGTAGAAGTTGGAAAGGGACGTATTAACGAAACAAGTGGAAAACGTCTCGAGATGGAAGTTAAGAAAGGTGATTCCGTTCTTTACGGTAAATATTCAGGAACCGAAATTACCTTGGATGGAGTTGAATATCTAATTTTGAGAGAGAGTGATATATTAGCCACAATATAA
- the groL gene encoding chaperonin GroEL (60 kDa chaperone family; promotes refolding of misfolded polypeptides especially under stressful conditions; forms two stacked rings of heptamers to form a barrel-shaped 14mer; ends can be capped by GroES; misfolded proteins enter the barrel where they are refolded when GroES binds) has translation MAKQLKFNIEARDSLKKGMDVLADAVKVTLGPRGRNVILDKKFGAPTITNDGVTIAKEIELKDPWENMGAQMVKEVATKTQDVAGDGTTTATILAQSIITEGLKNVTAGSNPMFLKKGIHKGVEAAVDYIRKRSKQIRKREDIASVATISSNNDPEIGELIADSMEKVGKDGVITVEEARGMETYMDVVEGMQFDRGYLSPYFVTDSERMETVFDNPKILLHDKKISAMKDLLPILEKVAQQNKPLLIISEDIEGEALATLVVNKLRGTLQIAAVKAPGFGDRRKAMLEDIAILTGGRVISEETGFKLENATVADLGEAKRVTIDKENTTIIEGKGKVSKVKERVNNIKNQVEKSTSDYDSEKLQERLAKLAGGVAVIHVGAATEIEMKEKKARVEDALSATRAAVEEGIVAGGGVTLLHAAEVVGKLNLEKEEKIGAEIIANSLVEPAKRIAYNAGKEGAVIVERLKKEKPNIGYNAATGKFTDMVSEGIVDPTKVARSALQNAASIAALLLTTEVTITDIPEDDNSGGPGMPPGAGGMPGMM, from the coding sequence ATGGCAAAACAGCTTAAATTTAATATAGAAGCGAGAGACAGCCTGAAAAAAGGTATGGATGTTCTTGCTGACGCGGTTAAAGTTACACTCGGGCCGAGAGGACGTAATGTTATCCTCGATAAGAAATTCGGAGCGCCGACGATAACGAATGATGGTGTTACTATAGCAAAAGAGATCGAACTGAAAGACCCATGGGAAAATATGGGTGCTCAGATGGTCAAGGAAGTTGCCACTAAGACACAGGATGTTGCCGGTGACGGAACTACCACAGCGACAATTCTGGCTCAGTCGATTATTACAGAGGGACTCAAGAATGTCACAGCCGGTTCAAATCCAATGTTTCTGAAGAAAGGGATCCATAAAGGAGTTGAAGCTGCTGTTGATTATATAAGAAAACGTTCAAAGCAGATCCGCAAGCGTGAAGATATAGCTTCAGTGGCAACGATTTCTTCAAACAACGATCCTGAAATCGGAGAACTTATTGCCGACTCCATGGAGAAAGTCGGTAAGGACGGTGTTATTACTGTCGAAGAAGCAAGAGGTATGGAAACATATATGGATGTTGTTGAAGGAATGCAGTTTGACAGAGGTTATCTCAGCCCTTATTTTGTGACCGATTCGGAGAGAATGGAAACGGTTTTTGATAATCCCAAAATCCTGCTTCATGACAAAAAGATCAGTGCTATGAAGGATCTTCTTCCCATTCTTGAGAAGGTTGCCCAGCAGAACAAGCCTCTTCTGATAATATCAGAAGATATTGAGGGTGAAGCTCTTGCAACGCTTGTAGTTAACAAGCTTCGCGGCACATTGCAGATAGCCGCCGTAAAGGCCCCCGGTTTTGGTGACAGAAGGAAAGCGATGCTTGAGGATATCGCTATTCTCACCGGCGGCCGCGTGATTTCAGAAGAAACCGGTTTTAAACTCGAAAACGCGACAGTAGCCGATCTTGGTGAAGCTAAGAGAGTAACTATTGATAAAGAGAATACAACGATTATTGAAGGTAAAGGTAAGGTTTCCAAGGTTAAAGAGCGAGTGAATAACATCAAGAATCAGGTAGAGAAATCGACTTCTGATTATGATAGTGAAAAACTCCAGGAAAGACTGGCAAAATTGGCTGGCGGAGTAGCAGTTATCCATGTGGGAGCCGCTACCGAGATTGAGATGAAAGAGAAAAAAGCGCGGGTCGAAGACGCTCTTTCAGCTACGAGAGCCGCGGTTGAGGAAGGCATAGTTGCCGGTGGAGGCGTCACTCTGCTGCACGCCGCTGAAGTTGTCGGAAAACTGAATCTCGAAAAGGAAGAGAAAATCGGTGCTGAGATCATTGCCAATTCACTGGTTGAACCTGCCAAGAGGATTGCCTACAATGCCGGGAAGGAAGGCGCGGTCATTGTTGAGAGGTTGAAGAAAGAGAAGCCCAATATTGGGTACAATGCGGCTACAGGTAAATTTACTGACATGGTAAGCGAAGGTATTGTTGATCCGACTAAAGTAGCGAGATCAGCGCTTCAGAACGCCGCGAGTATCGCCGCGCTGCTTCTTACCACAGAAGTAACTATTACTGATATTCCCGAAGATGATAATAGCGGCGGTCCCGGTATGCCTCCGGGTGCTGGCGGAATGCCCGGGATGATGTAA